A single genomic interval of Caballeronia sp. NK8 harbors:
- a CDS encoding DUF2252 family protein, which translates to MSKNSKANKGLPTPDDRQALLTELRRCKMARSPHAYVRGNTERFYEWVIEANGESLPHGPAIWICGDCHTGNLGPIANAKGKVEIQIRDLDQTVIGNPVHDVVRLGLSLATAARGSSLSGLNVVRMIEALAVGYESAFADEVIDIKRPEPVHVTMKEAVRRSWQHLARERIDDLHPAIPLGKRFWPLARDERKAIEALLADEDIASLPTSLKGRKDSGEVVVLDAAYWVKGCSSLGRLRYAVLLDVDGGVVEGDDLCLMDIKEGVKAAAPRYDDVAMPRDNALRVLEGARNLSPYLGERMRAARLFDRGVVIRELLPQDMKLEIEQLGKDDAMHVAHYLAAVVGKAHARQMDDATKREWRADLGRNRSKTIDAPLWLWNSIVQLVSNHEAGYLEHCRRYATGA; encoded by the coding sequence ATGAGCAAGAACAGCAAAGCGAATAAGGGGCTGCCCACGCCCGATGATCGGCAGGCCCTTCTGACAGAGCTGCGCCGCTGCAAGATGGCGCGCTCGCCGCACGCGTACGTCAGAGGCAATACCGAACGATTTTATGAGTGGGTGATCGAGGCGAACGGAGAATCGCTGCCTCACGGCCCGGCGATCTGGATTTGCGGCGACTGCCACACCGGCAATCTCGGGCCCATAGCCAATGCAAAAGGCAAAGTCGAGATCCAGATTCGCGACCTCGATCAGACGGTGATCGGCAATCCCGTGCATGACGTCGTCCGCCTGGGATTGTCGCTCGCGACGGCTGCGCGCGGGTCGTCATTGTCCGGCCTGAACGTCGTGCGAATGATCGAGGCGTTGGCTGTCGGATACGAATCCGCGTTCGCAGATGAAGTCATCGACATCAAACGTCCTGAACCCGTTCACGTAACGATGAAGGAGGCCGTGCGCCGGTCGTGGCAGCATCTCGCGCGTGAGCGCATCGACGATCTGCATCCGGCGATTCCCTTGGGAAAGCGATTCTGGCCTCTTGCCAGAGACGAGCGAAAGGCGATCGAAGCGCTTCTCGCCGACGAAGACATTGCGAGTCTGCCGACCAGCCTGAAGGGTCGCAAAGACTCGGGCGAGGTCGTCGTGCTGGATGCGGCGTATTGGGTGAAGGGTTGCAGTTCGCTCGGCCGTCTGCGCTATGCGGTCCTGCTCGATGTCGACGGTGGCGTCGTGGAAGGCGACGACCTGTGTCTGATGGACATCAAGGAAGGCGTGAAGGCCGCGGCGCCCCGTTATGACGATGTGGCGATGCCGCGCGACAACGCGTTGCGCGTCCTCGAAGGTGCCCGGAACCTCTCGCCGTATCTCGGTGAGCGAATGCGCGCAGCACGCCTATTCGATCGCGGCGTGGTTATCCGCGAGTTGTTGCCGCAGGATATGAAGCTCGAGATCGAGCAACTCGGCAAGGATGACGCGATGCACGTCGCGCACTATCTCGCGGCGGTCGTCGGTAAGGCGCATGCGCGGCAGATGGACGACGCAACGAAGCGAGAGTGGCGAGCGGACCTCGGTCGCAATCGATCAAAGACCATCGACGCGCCGCTATGGCTTTGGAACAGCATCGTCCAATTGGTGAGCAACCATGAAGCGGGGTACCTCGAACATTGTCGGCGTTACGCAACCGGAGCTTGA
- a CDS encoding putative zinc-binding metallopeptidase: MKAFHCTDCGHLIFFENVQCERCGSMLGFIPETGEMSAFVKLKGFVWETKPASGDGRYKPCYNYSVEKVCNWMVPENSTDAFCHSCRLTAVIPNLKAPRRRYYWSRLEAAKRRLLYTLAVLGLRVDTRKEHPDTGLEFEFLESRRGKKILTGHHSGLITMNIAEADEVRRERLRIAMREPYRTLLGHFRHEIGHYYFDRLIVGARRTGAFRSLFGDDRTDYSDALARHYRDGPTAAWATNHVSAYATMHPWEDWAETWAHYLHIVDTTGTARACGINIAQLSRNGPTFAAQVLPHSPSFDLLMKQWTMLTYAMNSLNRSMGMPDPYPFTLAPGAVKKLRFIHRLIEAQGIEHEHDRVEAISP; this comes from the coding sequence ATGAAAGCGTTTCACTGTACCGATTGCGGGCATCTCATCTTCTTCGAGAACGTTCAATGCGAACGCTGCGGGTCGATGCTCGGCTTCATCCCGGAAACTGGCGAAATGAGCGCGTTCGTCAAACTGAAGGGCTTCGTCTGGGAAACAAAACCCGCCAGCGGCGACGGACGATATAAGCCGTGTTACAACTACTCGGTCGAGAAGGTTTGCAACTGGATGGTCCCAGAGAACTCGACGGATGCGTTTTGTCATTCCTGTCGCCTGACCGCAGTTATCCCGAATCTGAAGGCACCTCGCAGGCGATACTACTGGTCGAGGCTCGAAGCAGCCAAGCGTCGATTGTTGTACACGCTCGCCGTGCTGGGACTACGCGTCGACACGCGCAAGGAGCATCCTGATACAGGGCTCGAGTTCGAGTTTCTCGAGAGCCGGCGCGGCAAGAAAATACTGACCGGCCATCACAGCGGTTTGATCACGATGAACATCGCCGAGGCGGACGAGGTGCGCCGGGAGCGCTTGCGCATCGCGATGCGCGAACCCTACCGCACGTTGCTCGGCCATTTCAGACACGAGATCGGTCACTACTATTTCGACCGCCTTATCGTCGGCGCAAGGCGGACTGGCGCCTTCCGCTCATTGTTCGGAGACGATCGGACAGACTATTCCGACGCGCTTGCGCGACATTATCGCGACGGCCCGACAGCCGCCTGGGCGACGAACCACGTCAGCGCCTACGCGACGATGCATCCCTGGGAAGACTGGGCCGAAACCTGGGCGCACTACCTTCACATCGTTGATACGACAGGCACCGCGCGCGCGTGTGGAATCAATATCGCGCAGTTGAGTCGGAACGGGCCGACATTCGCCGCACAAGTTCTGCCTCATTCACCGAGCTTTGACTTGCTGATGAAGCAGTGGACGATGTTGACCTATGCAATGAATAGCCTAAATCGAAGCATGGGAATGCCCGACCCGTATCCGTTTACTCTCGCGCCCGGCGCGGTGAAAAAGTTGAGGTTCATCCATCGCCTGATTGAGGCGCAGGGTATCGAGCATGAGCATGATCGCGTCGAAGCGATTTCGCCCTAG
- a CDS encoding alpha/beta fold hydrolase: protein MFEGFRNVSTIVDGISIHAIQGGRGPALLLLHGHPQTHAIWHKVAPALAEHFTVIAADLRGYGDSGKPAGAADHANYAKRRMALDQIELMRGLGHESFAVIGHDRGGRVAARMALDHPDAVTRLVTLDVAPTLAMYEQTSFAFARAYWHWFMLVRPAPFPETLIRANPDLYLKQTIGARSAGLAPFTPAAYAEYLRCLSDPDTAHGICEDYRASVTIDLEHDRATLASEQRIGCPFMALWGAQGVIEQCFDPIAEWRAYAPNVQGEALPCGHYIPEEAPERLLERVMPFLSE, encoded by the coding sequence ATGTTCGAAGGCTTCAGGAACGTGTCGACGATTGTCGACGGCATAAGCATTCACGCGATTCAGGGCGGGCGCGGGCCCGCGCTTTTGCTATTGCACGGGCATCCGCAGACGCACGCGATATGGCACAAGGTCGCGCCAGCGCTGGCAGAACATTTCACGGTGATCGCCGCGGACTTGCGCGGCTACGGCGACAGCGGCAAGCCGGCGGGCGCCGCCGATCACGCGAACTACGCGAAGCGCCGCATGGCGCTCGATCAGATCGAACTGATGCGCGGCCTCGGCCATGAGAGCTTCGCGGTGATCGGCCACGATCGGGGCGGGCGTGTCGCGGCGCGCATGGCGCTCGATCATCCGGATGCGGTGACGCGCCTCGTGACGCTCGATGTCGCACCGACGCTCGCGATGTACGAGCAGACCTCGTTCGCCTTCGCGCGCGCCTACTGGCACTGGTTCATGCTGGTGCGCCCGGCGCCGTTTCCGGAGACGCTGATCCGCGCGAACCCCGATCTCTATCTCAAGCAGACGATCGGCGCGCGCAGTGCCGGCCTCGCGCCGTTCACGCCGGCGGCCTACGCGGAATATCTGCGTTGTCTCTCCGATCCCGATACGGCGCACGGCATCTGCGAGGACTATCGCGCGAGCGTGACCATCGACCTCGAACACGACCGCGCGACGCTCGCTTCAGAGCAGCGCATCGGCTGTCCGTTCATGGCGTTGTGGGGCGCGCAGGGCGTGATCGAACAGTGCTTCGATCCGATTGCCGAATGGCGGGCGTACGCGCCAAACGTGCAGGGCGAGGCGTTGCCTTGCGGCCACTACATTCCCGAAGAAGCGCCGGAGCGGCTGCTCGAACGCGTGATGCCTTTTCTCAGCGAGTAA
- a CDS encoding transglutaminase family protein, which translates to MKLRVGFQLTYSCTQATPAVLLLNTHPSMSDKVVVADRISFDPPVAFTHYYDGFGNLCTRIVTPSKGALTVATEGVLEVPDTPETYPVEDGQLPVEELPDDCLQFLLGSRYCETDLLSSVAWELFGGLPQGRAQVLAICDYVHSHIKFDYKTARATRTASEAHRERIGVCRDYAQLAVALCRSMNIPARYCTGYISDVNLPPPYADQDFCAWFEAYLGGTWQTFDPRNNAPRTGRVLMARGRDATDVPISMTFGDAALVEFKVICEPCV; encoded by the coding sequence ATGAAGCTCCGTGTCGGTTTCCAGTTGACCTATTCCTGCACTCAGGCTACGCCTGCGGTGCTTCTGCTCAATACGCATCCATCCATGTCGGACAAGGTCGTCGTCGCCGATCGCATCTCGTTCGACCCGCCGGTGGCCTTCACTCACTACTATGACGGCTTCGGGAATCTGTGCACCCGCATCGTGACCCCCTCTAAGGGGGCTTTGACGGTCGCCACGGAAGGCGTGCTGGAGGTGCCCGATACGCCAGAGACCTACCCCGTGGAAGACGGTCAGCTTCCGGTCGAGGAGCTTCCAGACGACTGTCTTCAATTCTTGCTCGGCAGTCGCTACTGCGAAACTGACCTGCTCTCGAGCGTCGCATGGGAACTATTCGGGGGCCTCCCGCAAGGACGCGCCCAAGTGCTCGCCATTTGCGATTACGTACACTCCCATATCAAGTTCGACTACAAGACCGCAAGGGCCACCCGCACAGCCTCTGAAGCCCACCGGGAAAGAATCGGCGTTTGCCGCGATTACGCGCAACTTGCGGTCGCACTGTGCCGTTCCATGAATATCCCGGCGCGATATTGCACTGGCTATATCAGCGATGTGAATCTGCCACCGCCTTACGCCGACCAGGACTTCTGCGCGTGGTTTGAAGCGTATCTCGGCGGAACATGGCAGACCTTCGATCCGCGGAACAACGCTCCACGCACCGGCCGGGTACTTATGGCGCGCGGCCGCGATGCCACGGATGTGCCTATCAGCATGACATTCGGAGATGCCGCACTGGTCGAATTCAAGGTGATCTGCGAGCCGTGCGTATGA
- a CDS encoding alpha/beta hydrolase, with the protein MPVYRSFDQEALDNQYNVRAGIPDHLEVFARWKTQSKRFRADHTVREDIRYGSDEQQAYDFFPARTNGRPVLVFIHGGYWQSLDKSDFSTVARPYLDADINVAVLNYRLAPSVRMADIVSDNIEAIAHLYRNAEELSFDRNAIFVSGSSAGGHLTAILAGTDWDSRGLPHDVLKGACAISGLYDLEPIRLCYLNKVVGLDEAEARAYSPKLHLPKRPLPFILTVGGDESDEFHRLQAEYQTLLNNHGLDVRIVRQADGHHFDAVDRLGEPNAALSKAVIEMIES; encoded by the coding sequence ATGCCGGTTTACCGCTCATTCGATCAAGAGGCGCTCGACAATCAATACAACGTCCGCGCAGGCATCCCAGACCATCTCGAAGTGTTCGCAAGGTGGAAGACGCAAAGCAAGCGCTTCCGTGCGGACCATACGGTCCGCGAAGACATTCGCTATGGCAGCGACGAGCAGCAGGCGTACGACTTCTTTCCTGCCAGGACGAACGGGCGCCCCGTGCTGGTCTTCATTCATGGCGGATATTGGCAGTCGCTCGACAAGTCGGATTTCAGCACCGTCGCCCGGCCGTATCTGGATGCGGACATCAACGTTGCCGTGCTCAACTACCGGCTGGCGCCTTCCGTGCGCATGGCGGACATCGTGTCCGACAACATCGAGGCCATCGCGCATTTGTATCGCAACGCGGAGGAGCTGAGCTTCGATCGCAATGCGATCTTCGTATCCGGGAGTTCGGCGGGCGGCCATCTGACTGCCATTCTCGCTGGGACGGACTGGGACAGCCGCGGCCTGCCGCATGATGTGCTAAAGGGCGCCTGCGCGATCAGCGGTTTGTACGATCTCGAACCGATTCGTCTTTGTTACCTCAATAAGGTCGTCGGACTGGACGAAGCGGAGGCACGCGCGTATAGCCCGAAGCTTCACCTTCCCAAGCGGCCGTTGCCCTTCATCCTGACGGTCGGCGGCGACGAATCCGACGAGTTCCACCGGCTGCAGGCCGAGTATCAGACGCTGTTGAACAACCACGGGCTGGATGTGCGGATCGTCCGACAAGCCGACGGACATCATTTTGATGCGGTCGATCGTCTCGGAGAACCGAACGCGGCGCTGTCGAAGGCTGTTATCGAAATGATCGAATCGTGA
- a CDS encoding LysR family transcriptional regulator, whose product MDGFSDLNLFALVARHRNLAAAARELGVTPPAVSKRLAQLERRLGVRLMNRTTRRLSLTPEGELYLSNGSRILDELSELEHLVTQSRGEPTGLLRVNASFGFGRARIAPAVSEFVARYPAMKILLHLTDRPVSLQDEGFDIGIRFGEVPDARINARLLLENRRLVCASPDYVARHGKPSVPHDLTRHACIVLRENESAYGTWHFARGKRMETVKVDGALSSNDGSIVLHWALEGRGIVVRSQWEIEGHLARGELVPLLADWALPDANIHAIYLERNQLSVKLRTFVDFLGEFLRRPKGTEWTGSR is encoded by the coding sequence ATGGACGGCTTTTCTGACCTCAACCTGTTCGCGCTCGTGGCGCGACACCGGAATCTGGCCGCGGCCGCGCGCGAGCTCGGCGTGACGCCGCCCGCGGTCAGCAAGCGGCTCGCGCAACTTGAACGGCGCCTCGGCGTGCGCCTGATGAACCGCACGACGCGGCGTCTGAGTCTCACGCCGGAGGGCGAGCTATATCTGTCGAACGGCTCGCGCATTCTCGACGAGTTGTCGGAACTGGAGCATCTCGTCACGCAAAGCCGTGGCGAGCCGACCGGCCTGCTACGCGTGAACGCGTCGTTCGGGTTCGGGCGTGCACGCATCGCGCCAGCGGTGTCGGAATTCGTCGCGCGCTATCCCGCGATGAAAATCCTGCTGCATCTGACGGACCGGCCGGTGAGTCTTCAGGACGAGGGATTCGATATCGGCATCCGCTTCGGCGAGGTGCCGGATGCGCGCATCAACGCGCGGCTATTGCTGGAGAACAGGCGCCTCGTGTGCGCGTCGCCCGACTACGTGGCGCGGCACGGCAAGCCTTCGGTGCCGCACGATCTGACGCGGCATGCGTGCATCGTTTTGCGCGAGAACGAGTCGGCCTACGGCACATGGCATTTCGCGCGCGGCAAGCGCATGGAAACGGTCAAGGTCGATGGAGCGTTGTCCAGCAACGACGGCAGCATCGTGCTTCACTGGGCACTCGAAGGTCGCGGGATCGTCGTGCGATCGCAGTGGGAGATCGAGGGACATCTCGCGCGCGGCGAACTCGTGCCGTTGCTCGCGGACTGGGCATTGCCGGATGCCAATATCCACGCGATCTATCTGGAGCGCAATCAGCTTTCGGTCAAGCTCAGGACCTTTGTCGACTTTCTCGGCGAGTTTCTGCGCAGACCGAAGGGCACGGAATGGA
- a CDS encoding helix-turn-helix domain-containing protein translates to MFGKSEDREDYQAIARPVGGMARDLPDRFFIDYHAHVRGQLIYAYAGSILVTADGGSWVVPPQRAVWVPPGVRHCMQAVGKIEMRTLYFAPERTPLDASNCCVVSISPLLRELIASIVAMPVDYEEQGRDGLVVELLYREVKPLQVEPLHLPMPADERIARICRWIIANPAEETSVESWSKVVGASERTIIRLFPDQTGMTFTRWRQQARLLAAVQMLAENRSVTEIASVLGYDSPSAFSAMFRKSLGRSPSEFFRTVAD, encoded by the coding sequence ATGTTCGGAAAGAGCGAGGACCGTGAGGATTATCAGGCGATCGCGCGGCCTGTGGGAGGAATGGCTCGCGATCTGCCGGACCGGTTCTTCATCGACTACCATGCGCACGTCCGAGGTCAGCTCATTTACGCCTACGCGGGATCGATCCTCGTCACTGCCGACGGCGGCTCGTGGGTCGTGCCGCCGCAACGGGCCGTATGGGTTCCGCCGGGCGTTCGGCACTGCATGCAGGCCGTCGGGAAGATCGAAATGCGCACGCTCTACTTTGCGCCGGAACGCACGCCGCTCGACGCGTCGAACTGTTGTGTCGTATCCATTTCTCCGCTTCTGCGGGAACTGATCGCGTCCATCGTCGCGATGCCCGTCGACTACGAAGAGCAAGGACGAGACGGGCTCGTCGTTGAGTTGCTCTATCGCGAGGTCAAGCCGTTACAGGTCGAACCCTTGCACTTGCCGATGCCGGCCGACGAGCGCATCGCGCGCATATGCCGCTGGATCATCGCAAACCCGGCAGAAGAAACGTCGGTCGAGTCCTGGAGCAAAGTGGTCGGGGCAAGCGAGCGGACCATCATCCGGCTCTTTCCGGATCAGACGGGCATGACATTCACGCGCTGGCGTCAACAGGCGCGCCTGCTGGCAGCGGTCCAGATGCTGGCCGAGAATCGCTCGGTCACCGAGATCGCCTCGGTGCTCGGATATGACAGCCCGAGCGCCTTCAGCGCGATGTTCCGCAAATCACTTGGACGAAGCCCCAGCGAGTTTTTCAGGACTGTGGCGGACTGA